One window from the genome of Methylomarinovum caldicuralii encodes:
- a CDS encoding ImmA/IrrE family metallo-endopeptidase: protein MSLRVPVNPELLHWALRRSGRTPEGLSGRFKKLGDWLEGRLQPTLNQLEDFARATHTAIGYFFLPEPPEEALPIPDFRTLPAARNRPPSVDLLETIYLCQQRQSWYRDHARLQGEPPVAFIGSATLEDPPANVADHMRQQLDFDIEARRRMATWTEALREFIRLAEAAGVLVMVSGIVGSNTRRPLDVSEFRGFALADERAPLVFINGKDSKAAQMFTLAHELAHLWLGASGVSNSEARIAPDEQTERWCNAVAAELLAPLEAVQAALVEQEPLPDTLQRLARHFKVSTLVILRRLFDAGRIDRETLDATWQAELERLKRLVPAGPGGDFYNTLGAHVGKRLARAVIVSTLEGQTPFTDAFRLLGVRKSKTFYEEARRLGVEG from the coding sequence GTGAGCCTGCGGGTGCCGGTCAACCCTGAACTGTTGCACTGGGCACTGCGCCGCTCCGGCCGCACGCCGGAGGGCTTGTCCGGCCGCTTCAAAAAGCTGGGCGACTGGCTCGAGGGCCGCTTGCAACCTACCCTGAATCAGCTCGAGGATTTCGCCCGCGCCACCCATACGGCCATTGGTTATTTCTTTCTGCCCGAGCCGCCGGAAGAGGCGCTGCCGATTCCGGATTTCCGCACCTTGCCGGCGGCCCGCAACCGGCCACCCAGCGTCGATCTGCTGGAGACGATCTATCTGTGCCAGCAACGCCAGAGCTGGTATCGGGACCACGCCCGCCTGCAAGGCGAGCCACCTGTGGCTTTCATTGGCTCGGCAACCCTGGAGGATCCGCCCGCTAATGTGGCGGACCACATGCGCCAACAGCTCGACTTTGATATCGAGGCCCGCCGCCGGATGGCCACCTGGACCGAGGCGCTGCGGGAATTCATCCGCCTGGCCGAGGCGGCCGGGGTGCTGGTGATGGTCAGCGGCATTGTCGGCAGCAATACGCGCCGGCCGCTGGACGTTTCGGAGTTTCGCGGCTTTGCCCTGGCCGATGAACGGGCGCCGCTGGTGTTTATCAACGGCAAGGACAGCAAGGCGGCGCAGATGTTTACCCTGGCCCATGAGCTGGCCCATCTGTGGCTGGGTGCCTCCGGTGTTTCCAACAGCGAAGCGCGCATTGCGCCCGACGAGCAGACCGAGCGCTGGTGCAACGCGGTCGCGGCGGAACTGCTGGCGCCTCTGGAAGCGGTACAGGCCGCGTTGGTCGAGCAGGAGCCCCTGCCCGATACGCTGCAACGGCTGGCACGGCACTTCAAGGTCAGCACCCTGGTCATCCTGCGGCGGCTGTTCGATGCGGGCCGTATCGACCGTGAAACCCTGGACGCCACCTGGCAAGCGGAGCTGGAACGACTGAAACGGCTCGTGCCCGCGGGCCCGGGCGGTGATTTCTACAACACCCTGGGCGCCCATGTCGGCAAGCGCCTGGCGCGGGCGGTGATCGTCAGCACCCTGGAGGGACAGACCCCCTTCACCGACGCCTTCCGCCTGCTTGGCGTGCGAAAGAGCAAGACCTTCTACGAGGAGGCGCGGCGGCTGGGAGTTGAGGGATGA
- a CDS encoding DUF4411 family protein, producing MRYLLDANVFMAANNLHYGLDFCPAFWDWLIDRNQAGQVFSIDKVKDEIEAGDDELAEWAKAQDERFFLKPDSGIFTAMGQVTNWVNDNGYTPDAKNTFFQVADYWLIAHALTGDFVVVTHERPADTLNKVKIPNVCVGVGLKVMTPFEMLRHERARFVLERSA from the coding sequence ATGAGGTATTTGCTGGATGCCAATGTCTTCATGGCGGCCAACAATCTGCACTACGGCCTGGATTTCTGCCCGGCCTTCTGGGACTGGTTGATCGACCGCAACCAGGCCGGGCAGGTCTTCAGTATCGACAAGGTCAAGGACGAGATCGAGGCGGGCGACGATGAACTGGCCGAATGGGCCAAGGCACAGGATGAGCGATTCTTCCTCAAGCCGGATAGCGGCATTTTCACCGCCATGGGTCAGGTGACCAACTGGGTGAACGACAACGGCTACACGCCGGACGCCAAGAACACCTTCTTTCAGGTGGCGGACTATTGGCTCATCGCCCACGCCCTGACCGGCGATTTCGTCGTGGTGACCCACGAGCGCCCCGCAGATACGCTGAACAAGGTCAAGATCCCCAATGTATGCGTGGGGGTTGGACTCAAGGTGATGACGCCCTTCGAGATGCTGCGGCACGAACGGGCGCGGTTTGTTCTGGAGCGTAGCGCATGA
- a CDS encoding type I restriction endonuclease subunit R, with the protein MNTKTTEDSIEQMALSQFEALGFNVAHGPDIAFDGPNPERDPAASYGDVVLVERLRSALTRINAGLPQAAIEEATRKVLTPESPALIENNRRFHQMLTDGVDVSWMAPEGERHGKVWLVDMENPANNDWLAVNQFTVIENKHERRPDIVLFVNGLPLAVIELKNPADENATLRHAFNQLQTYKEQIPSLFVYNALLVISDGMQARFGTLTAGWDRFMPWRTIDGTDLYREPGNEKQTDGEVQPGLTTLLRGMFDPTRFQDYFLNFITFEDDGGDTGRIAKKAAGYHQYHAVNKAVGFTLEACGIEAPAGIHYGRFLEAEQGDPFRVEDERGQYHRQFGDHRIGVVWHTQGSGKSLSMLFYASKVIRHPYMENPTILVITDRNDLDDQLFGTFAANRLLLRQTPVQAESRAKLRELLKVASGGVIFTTIQKFLPEKKGDTYPLLSERRNIVVIADEAHRSQYDFIDGFARHMHDALPNASFIGFTGTPIEKDDRSTPAVFGDYIDRYDILRAVEDGATVPIYYESRLARIELDESEKPHLDAEFEDITEAEEEEISKQRLRSKWASLEALVGAPRRIELIAKDLVEHFERRQEAMVGKAMIVCMSRRICVEMYDAITRLRPEWHSNEDDKGRIKVVMSGSATDHLDWQKHIRNKAGREALAKRFKDPDDELQLVIVRDMWLTGFDAPCMHTMYLDKPMSGHNLMQAIARVNRVFRDKPGGLVVDYLGLADSLKRALATYTASGGKGQATLDQNEAVAVMKEKYEVVCGLLHGFDYRALLSAPTAERMSGIAQAMEFILAQEDGKKRYLQAVTALSKAFALAVPHDEALAIRDEVGLFQEIRANLVKATVSNAERSPEEMEAAVRQLISRAVSSTEVVDIFAAAGLDKPDISILSDEFLAEVRELPQRNLALELLKKLLNDEIRTRMRKNVVQARAFSEMLEEAVNKYHNRAIAAAEVIEELINLAKEMREASRRGENLGLSEDEIAFYDALEVNDSAVKVLGDETLKKIAQELVQSVRRSVTVDWTQRENARAKIRVMVKRILRRFGYPPDKQERATELVLEQAEVLCREWIVQ; encoded by the coding sequence ATGAACACGAAGACCACCGAGGACAGTATTGAGCAGATGGCCCTCTCCCAGTTCGAGGCGCTGGGCTTCAATGTCGCCCATGGCCCGGACATCGCCTTCGACGGCCCCAACCCCGAGCGTGACCCCGCGGCCAGCTACGGCGATGTAGTGCTCGTGGAACGGCTCCGCAGCGCCCTGACGCGCATCAATGCTGGATTACCACAGGCGGCCATTGAGGAAGCCACCCGCAAGGTACTCACGCCCGAGAGCCCCGCGCTCATCGAGAACAACCGCCGTTTCCACCAGATGCTCACCGACGGGGTGGATGTCTCCTGGATGGCTCCTGAGGGAGAGCGTCACGGCAAGGTCTGGCTGGTGGATATGGAAAATCCCGCCAACAACGACTGGCTGGCGGTCAACCAGTTCACCGTGATCGAGAACAAACACGAGCGGCGGCCGGACATCGTGCTGTTCGTCAATGGCCTGCCGCTGGCGGTGATCGAGCTGAAGAACCCGGCTGACGAGAACGCCACCCTGCGCCATGCCTTCAACCAGTTGCAGACCTATAAGGAGCAGATCCCCTCGCTGTTCGTGTACAACGCGCTGCTCGTGATTTCCGACGGCATGCAGGCCCGCTTCGGGACCCTGACAGCGGGCTGGGACCGGTTCATGCCCTGGCGCACCATCGACGGCACCGATCTGTACCGAGAGCCCGGCAACGAGAAGCAGACCGATGGCGAGGTGCAGCCGGGGCTGACCACGCTGCTCAGGGGCATGTTCGATCCCACCCGGTTCCAGGACTATTTCCTGAATTTCATCACCTTCGAGGACGACGGTGGCGACACCGGTCGTATCGCCAAGAAGGCAGCCGGTTACCACCAGTACCATGCGGTCAACAAGGCGGTGGGCTTTACCCTGGAGGCCTGCGGTATCGAGGCCCCTGCCGGCATCCATTACGGGCGGTTCCTGGAGGCGGAACAGGGTGACCCGTTCCGGGTCGAGGATGAACGCGGTCAATACCACCGCCAGTTCGGCGACCACCGCATCGGTGTGGTCTGGCACACCCAGGGCTCGGGCAAGAGCCTCTCCATGCTGTTCTACGCCAGCAAGGTGATCCGCCATCCCTACATGGAGAACCCGACCATCCTTGTCATTACGGACCGCAATGACCTGGACGATCAGCTCTTTGGCACCTTCGCCGCCAACCGGCTGCTGCTACGCCAGACGCCAGTCCAGGCGGAAAGCCGGGCCAAACTACGTGAATTGCTGAAAGTAGCCTCGGGCGGGGTGATCTTCACCACCATTCAGAAGTTCCTGCCTGAGAAGAAGGGAGACACCTACCCGCTGCTTTCCGAGCGGCGCAACATCGTGGTGATTGCTGATGAGGCCCACCGCAGCCAGTATGACTTCATCGACGGCTTCGCCCGTCACATGCACGACGCCCTGCCCAATGCCTCCTTCATCGGTTTTACCGGCACCCCCATCGAAAAGGACGATCGCAGCACGCCTGCCGTTTTCGGCGACTACATCGACCGCTATGACATCCTGCGGGCCGTGGAGGATGGCGCCACTGTGCCCATCTACTACGAGAGCCGACTGGCCCGAATCGAACTGGATGAATCGGAAAAGCCACACCTGGATGCGGAATTCGAGGACATCACCGAGGCCGAGGAGGAGGAAATCAGCAAACAGCGCCTGCGCAGCAAATGGGCCTCGCTGGAGGCGCTAGTCGGCGCGCCCAGGCGCATTGAGCTCATCGCAAAGGATCTGGTGGAACATTTCGAGCGCCGGCAGGAGGCAATGGTGGGTAAGGCGATGATCGTCTGCATGAGCCGCCGTATCTGTGTGGAGATGTACGACGCCATCACCCGACTGCGCCCCGAATGGCACAGCAATGAAGATGACAAGGGCCGGATCAAGGTGGTGATGTCGGGATCGGCCACCGACCATCTCGACTGGCAGAAGCATATCCGTAACAAGGCGGGCCGGGAGGCCCTGGCCAAGCGCTTCAAGGATCCCGATGACGAACTGCAACTGGTGATCGTGCGCGACATGTGGCTCACCGGCTTCGACGCGCCCTGCATGCACACCATGTATCTGGACAAGCCCATGAGCGGGCACAATCTGATGCAGGCGATCGCCCGGGTCAACCGCGTTTTCCGGGACAAGCCGGGAGGCCTGGTGGTGGACTACCTGGGCCTAGCGGACTCGCTCAAGCGTGCGCTGGCCACCTACACGGCCAGTGGGGGCAAGGGGCAGGCCACACTCGACCAGAACGAGGCGGTGGCGGTGATGAAGGAAAAATACGAGGTCGTGTGCGGGCTGCTGCACGGCTTCGACTATCGAGCGTTGCTTTCCGCGCCGACAGCCGAACGTATGAGCGGGATTGCACAGGCGATGGAATTCATCCTGGCACAGGAAGACGGCAAGAAACGCTATCTCCAGGCTGTCACCGCCTTGTCAAAGGCCTTTGCCCTGGCGGTGCCCCACGACGAGGCACTGGCCATACGTGACGAAGTGGGCTTGTTCCAGGAGATCCGCGCCAACCTGGTGAAGGCCACGGTGAGCAACGCCGAGCGTTCACCGGAGGAGATGGAGGCCGCCGTCCGGCAACTGATTTCCCGGGCCGTATCCAGCACCGAGGTGGTGGACATCTTCGCTGCCGCCGGCCTGGACAAACCGGACATCTCCATTCTCTCCGACGAATTTCTGGCCGAAGTACGGGAACTGCCCCAGCGCAACCTCGCGCTGGAACTGCTCAAGAAGCTGCTCAACGACGAAATCCGCACCCGCATGCGCAAGAATGTCGTCCAAGCGCGCGCCTTCTCGGAAATGCTGGAGGAGGCAGTCAACAAGTATCACAACCGCGCCATTGCTGCCGCAGAGGTGATCGAGGAGCTGATCAATCTGGCGAAGGAAATGCGGGAAGCTTCGAGGCGGGGCGAGAATCTGGGGCTTTCCGAGGACGAGATCGCCTTCTATGACGCTCTCGAGGTCAATGACAGCGCGGTGAAGGTGCTGGGTGACGAAACCCTGAAAAAGATTGCCCAGGAACTGGTGCAATCGGTCCGACGCAGCGTCACCGTGGATTGGACCCAGCGGGAAAACGCCCGCGCCAAGATTCGCGTCATGGTCAAGCGGATTCTGCGGCGGTTCGGATACCCACCGGATAAACAGGAGCGGGCAACCGAATTGGTTCTTGAGCAGGCAGAAGTATTATGCAGGGAATGGATTGTTCAATAG
- a CDS encoding lysozyme, with the protein MRHITQEDLELIKRFERFSPTIYICPAGYPTIGYGHVVQEGEWKRFEDGINEQEAEELLQRDVRWAEGGVLRLIDVPLTDGQFDALVSFTFNLGTGALQRSTLRRKVNREEHAQVPREFMRWVWAGGRRLQGLIKRRTAEAANYSSLAY; encoded by the coding sequence ATGCGGCACATCACCCAGGAAGACCTGGAGCTCATCAAGCGGTTCGAGAGGTTCAGTCCTACGATCTACATCTGCCCGGCGGGCTATCCGACCATCGGTTATGGCCATGTGGTGCAGGAGGGGGAGTGGAAACGATTCGAGGACGGCATCAATGAGCAAGAGGCGGAGGAACTTCTGCAAAGGGACGTACGATGGGCCGAGGGGGGCGTGCTGCGGCTGATCGACGTACCACTTACTGACGGCCAGTTCGACGCGCTGGTATCTTTCACCTTCAACCTTGGCACCGGGGCACTTCAGCGGTCCACCTTACGGCGGAAGGTGAACCGGGAGGAGCATGCCCAGGTGCCAAGGGAGTTCATGCGGTGGGTGTGGGCGGGAGGACGTCGTCTTCAAGGGCTCATTAAACGCCGCACTGCTGAGGCAGCAAATTACTCTTCATTGGCCTATTGA
- a CDS encoding DUF6127 family protein has product MTPPNMRDGMVVMPREEFEKLLEQAAERGARRALADVGLDGEDAAHDIRELRGLLEAFNTAKHTAWQTLIRITTTGLILALMAGAAVKLKLFGGQ; this is encoded by the coding sequence ATGACCCCGCCCAACATGCGAGACGGCATGGTCGTCATGCCGCGCGAGGAATTCGAGAAGCTGCTCGAGCAGGCCGCCGAGCGAGGCGCCAGGCGGGCCCTGGCCGACGTCGGCCTCGACGGCGAAGACGCAGCCCACGACATCCGCGAGCTGCGCGGTCTGCTCGAGGCCTTCAACACCGCCAAGCACACCGCCTGGCAGACCCTGATCCGCATCACCACCACCGGCCTCATCCTGGCGCTGATGGCCGGTGCCGCCGTGAAACTCAAGCTCTTTGGAGGACAGTGA
- a CDS encoding DUF2793 domain-containing protein — MANTDPNLGLTYGWALGESGWHTAMDANLKRLGAVVGLSVKSRSLTAPPASPIDGDRYIVAAGATGAWTGRDGEIAVRIGGTWEFHAPRVGWLCYVEDEDLLSAYKVTGWSPGISV; from the coding sequence ATGGCCAACACCGATCCCAATCTCGGGCTCACCTACGGCTGGGCGCTGGGCGAGTCCGGCTGGCACACCGCAATGGATGCCAACCTCAAGCGCCTCGGCGCCGTGGTCGGCCTGTCGGTCAAGAGCCGCTCCCTGACCGCGCCGCCGGCCAGCCCGATCGACGGCGACCGCTACATCGTGGCGGCCGGGGCAACCGGCGCCTGGACGGGCCGTGACGGCGAGATCGCCGTTCGGATCGGCGGGACCTGGGAATTCCACGCGCCGAGGGTCGGCTGGCTCTGCTACGTCGAGGATGAGGACCTGCTCTCGGCCTACAAGGTCACGGGCTGGAGCCCTGGCATCAGCGTCTAA
- a CDS encoding phage tail protein encodes MGGSSGGSKQIVGYRYYMGMHLVLCHGPVDDITELRMQGRTFWSGSVAGSNPKRLQIDRPNLFGGEKREGGISGAIDVLLGEATQTANDYLQSRMAGGGTVPAFRGVVGLVLRKCYLAANNPYLKPIAARVRRFLSGWDPAAPSPFSSYQVQLANGMNPAAILYACLTDTRWGMGYPPDMIDTGSFSSASWTLYNESFGLNLLWTRQSPIEQFVQQVLDHIGGVLVIDASGRFTLRLIREPDLWNARHFGPHNIIALESFERPDWAETVNELTVNYTDRDTGKPKSLTVHNLANIEAQGGVVAEKRDYPGITDDALAAKVALRDLRSLSIPLARVKLKINPRGDSSASGQPLPGDVIVLDWPELGIAEMVLRVGAIDLGDHTDHSMTLTCVEDVFALGQNAIIGDNDTNWVPDDTSAQVPTMSVAIEATYWDLAHTLSRAELGVVEDTDTYVAALAVRNGQAQSEWRLYSGDTAGTAEYRNTAGYSPAARLGADLPQAVDDVTVAVTDLTDAALFADCDYAWLVTTAGKAAEAVGVLAVDETAGTVTLQRAVLDTVPVAHTAGTWLIGAGPSPGYDGTVRAPATSIGVWLEPHTVTDVGNKVAVTGGPTLNLTGRQGLPFPPGNVRINGASYPVAIVGPVTLAWSHRDRTQQTAYLVAQTDGDIGPEPGVTYRVRYYGEAGTLLRTRAGLTATTDGWPEEAADSALPGGRLNGHLTVEIDAQRGALDSLHRHRIEVDRAGYGYQYGNYYGGI; translated from the coding sequence ATGGGCGGTAGCAGCGGCGGCAGCAAGCAGATCGTCGGCTACCGCTACTACATGGGCATGCACCTGGTGCTCTGCCACGGTCCGGTGGACGACATCACCGAGCTGCGCATGCAGGGGCGCACTTTCTGGAGCGGCAGCGTGGCGGGCAGCAATCCGAAGCGCTTGCAGATCGACCGGCCCAACCTGTTCGGCGGTGAGAAGCGCGAGGGCGGTATCAGCGGCGCCATCGACGTGCTGCTGGGCGAGGCGACCCAGACGGCCAACGACTACCTGCAGTCCCGCATGGCCGGCGGCGGCACCGTGCCGGCCTTCCGCGGCGTGGTGGGGCTGGTGCTGCGCAAGTGCTACCTGGCTGCCAACAACCCTTACCTCAAACCCATCGCGGCCCGGGTGCGGCGGTTCCTGTCGGGCTGGGATCCGGCCGCGCCCAGTCCGTTCAGCAGCTACCAGGTGCAACTGGCCAACGGCATGAACCCGGCGGCCATCCTCTATGCCTGTCTGACCGACACCCGGTGGGGAATGGGCTACCCGCCCGACATGATCGACACCGGCAGCTTCTCGTCCGCCTCGTGGACGCTCTACAACGAGTCCTTCGGCCTCAACCTGCTCTGGACCCGACAATCGCCCATCGAGCAGTTCGTGCAGCAGGTGCTCGACCACATCGGCGGTGTGCTGGTCATCGACGCCAGCGGGCGGTTCACCCTGCGCCTTATCCGCGAGCCGGACCTGTGGAACGCGCGCCACTTCGGGCCGCACAACATCATCGCACTGGAATCGTTCGAGCGGCCTGACTGGGCGGAGACGGTCAACGAGCTGACCGTCAACTACACCGACCGGGACACCGGCAAGCCCAAGTCGCTCACCGTCCACAACCTCGCCAACATCGAGGCCCAGGGCGGCGTGGTAGCGGAAAAGCGGGACTATCCGGGCATCACCGACGACGCCCTGGCGGCAAAAGTGGCCCTGCGCGACCTGCGCTCGCTCTCGATACCGCTGGCCCGGGTCAAGCTGAAGATCAATCCCCGTGGTGACAGTTCCGCTTCAGGCCAACCCCTACCGGGGGACGTCATCGTGCTCGACTGGCCGGAACTGGGCATCGCCGAGATGGTGCTGCGGGTAGGCGCCATCGACCTGGGCGATCACACCGACCACAGCATGACGCTCACCTGCGTGGAGGACGTCTTCGCACTGGGGCAGAACGCCATCATCGGCGACAACGACACCAACTGGGTGCCGGACGACACCTCGGCACAAGTGCCGACGATGAGCGTGGCGATCGAGGCGACGTACTGGGATCTGGCCCACACCCTGAGCCGGGCAGAGCTCGGTGTGGTGGAGGACACCGACACCTACGTCGCCGCGCTGGCGGTTCGCAATGGACAGGCCCAGAGCGAGTGGCGGCTCTACTCCGGCGACACCGCGGGTACGGCTGAGTATCGCAACACCGCCGGCTACAGTCCGGCCGCGCGGCTGGGCGCCGATCTGCCCCAGGCCGTGGATGACGTGACGGTAGCGGTCACCGATCTGACCGACGCCGCCCTGTTCGCCGATTGCGACTATGCCTGGCTGGTCACCACCGCAGGCAAAGCCGCCGAGGCGGTCGGAGTGCTCGCGGTAGACGAGACCGCGGGCACCGTCACCCTGCAACGGGCGGTGCTCGATACTGTACCTGTGGCGCATACGGCCGGCACCTGGCTGATCGGCGCCGGACCCTCGCCGGGGTATGACGGCACCGTTCGCGCCCCGGCGACCAGCATCGGGGTCTGGCTCGAGCCTCACACCGTGACGGACGTGGGCAACAAGGTCGCGGTGACCGGCGGGCCGACCCTCAACCTCACGGGCCGGCAGGGCCTGCCGTTCCCGCCGGGCAATGTACGCATCAACGGCGCGTCCTATCCAGTCGCCATCGTGGGGCCCGTGACGCTCGCCTGGTCCCATCGCGACCGCACCCAGCAGACCGCTTACCTGGTGGCCCAGACCGACGGCGACATCGGCCCCGAGCCGGGCGTGACCTATCGCGTCCGCTACTACGGCGAGGCCGGCACGCTGCTGCGCACGCGCGCGGGCCTCACTGCGACCACCGACGGCTGGCCCGAGGAGGCAGCCGACAGCGCGCTGCCCGGCGGACGGCTCAACGGCCACCTCACGGTGGAGATCGATGCCCAGCGCGGTGCCCTCGACAGCCTGCACCGGCACCGCATAGAGGTGGACCGCGCCGGCTACGGCTACCAGTACGGCAATTACTACGGAGGCATCTGA
- a CDS encoding DUF2163 domain-containing protein, with amino-acid sequence MPIPIGRPPGGEIPSGPGFHCYTDDVTELYRFTRGTTAWYYTSASREVVANVDWNGDRTYRPAAISRGSLGLGPEAGRRSIDLRCPRDLDLVRDYRGAPQPQPMGVSIYRRFGSDWGWALVWTGRVLQVIFEEREARIRCEPASISLKRLGLRRLYARRCPHVLYGAECRATPVAESFTVSQVDGRLIWFEGASFPPDRFAGGYLERADDTRHMIEHSDYYGSGITLIYPAPLHPGETVNLYAGCDHTLQTCQSRFGNADNFGGFPWIPRKNPFNESAY; translated from the coding sequence ATGCCGATCCCGATCGGCCGGCCGCCGGGCGGCGAGATCCCGTCCGGCCCCGGCTTCCACTGCTACACCGACGACGTCACCGAGCTCTACCGCTTCACCCGGGGAACCACTGCCTGGTACTACACCTCGGCCAGCCGCGAGGTGGTGGCCAACGTGGACTGGAACGGCGACCGGACCTATCGGCCCGCGGCCATCTCGCGAGGCAGTCTCGGGCTGGGCCCGGAGGCCGGCCGGCGCTCCATCGACCTGCGCTGTCCGCGGGACCTGGACCTGGTGCGGGACTATCGCGGCGCGCCGCAGCCGCAACCCATGGGCGTGAGCATCTACCGCCGCTTCGGCAGCGACTGGGGCTGGGCACTGGTCTGGACCGGGCGGGTGCTGCAGGTGATCTTCGAGGAGCGGGAGGCGCGCATCCGTTGCGAGCCGGCCAGCATCAGCCTCAAGCGGCTGGGCTTGCGCCGGCTCTATGCCCGGCGCTGTCCGCACGTGCTCTACGGCGCCGAGTGCCGGGCGACGCCGGTGGCTGAATCCTTCACCGTGTCGCAGGTGGACGGACGGCTCATTTGGTTCGAAGGGGCGAGCTTCCCGCCGGACCGCTTTGCGGGCGGCTATCTGGAGCGCGCCGACGATACCCGGCACATGATCGAGCACAGCGACTATTACGGATCGGGCATCACCCTGATCTATCCGGCGCCGCTGCATCCGGGCGAGACGGTCAACCTCTACGCCGGCTGCGACCACACCCTGCAGACCTGCCAGAGCCGCTTCGGCAACGCCGACAACTTCGGCGGGTTCCCCTGGATCCCGCGCAAGAACCCGTTCAACGAAAGCGCATATTGA
- a CDS encoding DUF7210 family protein — protein sequence MKIELLKPHTHAGKRRSPGERLDLDETSAKWLVDVKAAQANLDALELKWRLTAERMRNAQEAIRIQQQAGLLTEAQAREQIVRLQRQSATEMEKLLPLMEQAARAIGPEAVARVQAWKNELARTRLVVDEVGVRVKGQVQDAFATMFERIGSGAKSAKEAFRDFARSVIASINRIAAQKLAQSLFGGLSGSIGGLTGALFKGFATGGYVTGPGTSTSDSIPARLSAGEYVINAASVKKVGVAFLDAINGGAFAPRWRGPSLAFSTGGLVPGARGQEKPQVNVRVVNAVDESLVGDFLATPAGEQVITNVIRRNAATVRQYLGG from the coding sequence ATGAAGATCGAACTGTTGAAACCGCATACCCATGCCGGCAAGCGCCGTTCGCCCGGGGAGCGCCTCGACCTCGACGAGACCTCGGCCAAGTGGCTGGTCGACGTCAAGGCAGCACAAGCCAACCTCGACGCCCTGGAGTTGAAGTGGCGCTTGACCGCCGAGCGGATGCGCAACGCGCAGGAGGCCATCCGCATCCAGCAGCAAGCGGGACTGCTCACCGAGGCCCAGGCGCGCGAGCAGATCGTCCGTCTCCAGCGGCAATCCGCCACCGAGATGGAAAAACTGCTGCCGCTCATGGAACAGGCGGCACGGGCCATCGGCCCGGAGGCGGTCGCCCGGGTGCAGGCGTGGAAGAACGAGCTGGCCCGGACCAGGCTCGTGGTCGATGAGGTGGGCGTTCGGGTCAAGGGTCAGGTCCAGGACGCCTTCGCCACCATGTTCGAGAGAATCGGCTCCGGCGCCAAGTCGGCCAAGGAGGCGTTCCGCGACTTCGCCCGATCGGTCATCGCCTCGATCAACCGCATCGCCGCGCAAAAGCTGGCCCAGTCGCTGTTCGGGGGGCTGAGCGGTAGCATCGGTGGGCTCACTGGCGCCTTATTCAAGGGTTTTGCCACCGGCGGCTATGTCACCGGCCCCGGCACGTCCACCTCCGACTCCATACCGGCGCGGCTTTCCGCCGGCGAGTACGTGATCAATGCCGCCTCGGTGAAGAAAGTGGGCGTGGCCTTTCTGGACGCGATCAACGGCGGGGCCTTCGCGCCACGCTGGCGGGGGCCAAGTCTTGCTTTTTCCACGGGCGGGCTGGTGCCGGGTGCGAGAGGCCAGGAGAAGCCCCAGGTCAACGTCCGGGTGGTCAACGCCGTGGACGAGTCGCTGGTGGGCGACTTCCTGGCCACGCCCGCGGGCGAGCAGGTCATCACCAACGTCATCCGGCGCAACGCCGCCACCGTCCGGCAATATCTGGGAGGCTGA
- a CDS encoding head-tail joining protein, which translates to MDLESLYDAASAAGLLTEVIVGGAAVMAEFRAPDEPVLDGLALSTEYAIRYPASRLPGLAAGHTVQIAGRAYQVREVHALGDGTERRATLTRL; encoded by the coding sequence GTGGATCTCGAGTCGCTGTATGACGCGGCAAGTGCCGCCGGCCTGCTCACCGAGGTGATCGTCGGCGGCGCGGCCGTCATGGCCGAGTTCCGGGCTCCGGACGAGCCCGTGCTCGACGGGCTCGCGCTCTCCACCGAGTACGCCATCCGCTACCCGGCATCGCGCCTGCCGGGTCTTGCCGCCGGGCACACGGTGCAGATCGCTGGCCGCGCCTACCAGGTGCGCGAGGTCCACGCCCTCGGCGATGGAACCGAACGCCGGGCCACGCTGACCCGTCTCTGA